TGGACGGGCAGGAAACTCCGGGCCAGGTCGGTGGTGATACCACTGCCCAACAAATCCGCGAAGCGCGTCTTGATCCTAAAGTGAAGGCGATTGTTCTGCGTGTTAACAGCCCGGGTGGCAGTGTCACCGCGTCAGAAGTGATTCGTGATGAGCTGGAAGCCGCGCGCGAAGCAGGTAAGCCGATTGTCGTTTCAATGGGGGGTATGGCGGCATCCGGCGGTTACTGGATTTCTACGCCAGCCAATTATATTGTCGCAAGCCCGAACACCCTGACCGGTTCCATCGGTATCTTTGGCGTGATCAATACGGTTGAAAATAGCCTCGATTCGATTGGTGTGCATACTGATGGCGTCGCCACTTCTCCACTGGCCGACGTTGCGGTGACGAAATCGTTGCCACCGGAAGTCCAGCAGATGATGCAGTTGACCATCGAAAATGGCTATAAGCGCTTTATCACTCTGGTTGCTGATTCCCGTAAGAAAACACCTGAGCAAATTGATGCCATCGCGCAAGGGCATGTCTGGACAGGTCAGGATGCAAAAGCTAACGGTCTGGTGGATAGCCTCGGTGATTTCGACGATGCCGTTGCTAAAGCAGCCGAACTTGCGAAGCTGAAAAGCTGGCATCTCGATTTCTGGCAGGATGAGCCGAGCTTTATCGATATGCTGTTCGACAGCATGAGCGGTTCCGTTCGCGCCATGTTGCCACAAGCGTTGCAAGCCTGGTTGCCCGCACCGTTAGCGGATGCGGCGCTGGCTGTAAAAGCGCAAAACGATAAGTTTGGCACCATGAACGATCCACAAAATCGCTATGCTTTCTGCCTCACCTGCGGTGATGTGCGTTAAAACTCCCTCAGCCCGGCATCTGCCGGGCTGATTTTTTTGCCCCTTCCCTATTCATACCCTAAATAATTCGAGCTGCATCGCGGCGGTAAGTGAACGCAGCCAACAAAGATGCAGTTTGAAGTATGACGGGTATATACTGCGCCCCATAACGTAAAAGCCCTGAGTTCACTCATGCAAAAGAAATCCATCTACGTTGCCTACACCGGCGGTACTATCGGTATGCAGCGTTCAGAACACGGTTACATTCCTGTCTCCGGTCACTTACAACGTCAACTGGCTTTGATGCCTGAATTCCATCGTCAGGAAATGCCTGATTTCACCATTCATGAATATCAGCCGCTGATGGACTCCTCCGACATGACGCCGGAAGACTGGCAGCACATTGCCGATGACATCAAAGCGCATTACGACGAGTACGACGGTTTCGTGATTCTTCACGGCACTGACACCATGGCATTCACCGCGTCGGCTCTGTCATTTATGCTTGAAAACCTCGGCAAACCGGTGATCGTGACTGGCTCACAGATCCCTTTGGCTGAGTTGCGTTCTGACGGGCAAATCAACCTGCTCAATTCGTTGTATATCGCGGCCAACTTCCCCATTAACGAAGTGACGCTGTTCTTCAATAATCGTCTTTATCGCGGCAACCGCACCACCAAAGCCCATGCCGATGGGTTTGATGCGTTCGCATCACCGAATCTTGCGCCATTACTTGAAGCCGGGATCCACATTCGACGCCTGAATACCCCAGCCGCTCCCCACGGTGAAGGTGAGCTCATCGTTCACCCGATAACGCCACAGCCCATTGGCGTTGTCACGATTTACCCGGGATTTCTGCAGATGTGGTTGGCAATTTCTTACGCCAGCCTGTTAAAGCGTTGATCCTGCGCTCTTATGGGGTGGGCAATGCCCCGCAGCACGGTGCGTTCCTCAAAGAGTTACAGGAAGCCTGTTCACGCGGCATTGTGGTGGTAAACCTGACGCAATGTATGTCTGGTAAGGTGAATATGGGTGGTTACGCTACCGGCAATGCGCTGGCGCAGGCAGGGGTTGTTAGCGGCTACGATATGACGGTAGAGGCGACACTGACTAAACTGCACTATCTACTCAGCCAAAATCTCGATGCACAGACTATTCGCGAGGCGATGTCACGTAATTTACGCGGTGAACTGACACCTGACGAATAAGGAGAGGCCATGAAACGCGCTTTATTAATGGTAGATTTGCAAAATGACTTTTGCGCCGGTGGAGCGCTTGCTGTGCCGGATGGCGATAGCACGATTGATGTGGCGAACGCATTGATGAGCTATTGCAAAGCACGCGGCGACGTCATTTTAGCGACTCAAGACTGGCATCCCGCAAACCATGGCAGTTTTGCCAGCGTGCAAAAAACTGAGCCGTATACGCAGGGGAAACTCGACGGGTTGAACCAAACCTGGTGGCCGGATCATTGCGTACAAAACAGCGCGGGTGCGGAACTCCATCCCCTGCTCAATACCCAGAAAATTGATGCTATTTTCCAAAAGGGCGAAAATCCACTCGTTGATAGCTACAGCGGTTTTTTCGACAACGGACATCGCCAGAAAACGCAGCTCGACGATTGGTTATCCCGCCACGAGATTAAACAGCTGGTTGTGGTGGGCCTGGCAACGGATTATTGCGTTAAGTTTACCGCGCTCGACGCCCTGTCGCTGGGTTATGAGGTCACGGTTATCACCGATGGTTGCCGTGGTGTGAATCTGCATCCGCAAGATAGCCTGCGGGCGTTCCAGGATATGTCCGCAGCAGGTGCAACGTTGATGACGCTGGCTGATTTCACTTACTAAATCTTTTCAGGGCGCAAACGCGCCCTTCCCTCGTTTCTCGATTCCGCTCTCATTCTTAACTTTTAAAGCTCGCTCATTTTTGAGAGCGCTCTCATAATCGAGTTGCTTATTAATACAGCATTTTAGCTGTGTTTCTTATTAGCCTTCCGTCCCCCAGGTTTCGGCAGGTTTTGTCGATATTGCTCGTCAAAGAGGAACTACCCTATGGTCTTCACGCGTAAACTGCTGCCGTTGCTGGCGGTAATACAAATCGCCTGTGCCGGTGTGGCTCAGGCAAGCTCATACCTCTCAGTAGGCTATTTCAACGGAGGGGGCGATGTCACTGCCGGGCCTGGCGGCGATATTGATAAACTCGATGTGCGCCAGATAACCCATCTTAACTACTCGTTTGGCCTGATTTACAACGATGAAAAAGATGAGACAAACTCCGCGTTAAAAGACGCGTCTAAACTGCACCAAATCTGGCTTTCGCCAAAAGTGATGTCAGATCTTGAAAAAATACCCGCGCTACGTAAACAGAATCCGCAACTGAAAGTCCTGCTTTCAGTGGGTGGCTGGGGAGCTCGTGGTTTCTCCGGTGCCGCTGCAACGCCTGAAAACCGTGCGGTGTTTATCCGTTCTGCACAGGATGTGATTGCACGCTACGGTCTGGATGGT
The nucleotide sequence above comes from Buttiauxella selenatireducens. Encoded proteins:
- the pncA gene encoding bifunctional nicotinamidase/pyrazinamidase; amino-acid sequence: MKRALLMVDLQNDFCAGGALAVPDGDSTIDVANALMSYCKARGDVILATQDWHPANHGSFASVQKTEPYTQGKLDGLNQTWWPDHCVQNSAGAELHPLLNTQKIDAIFQKGENPLVDSYSGFFDNGHRQKTQLDDWLSRHEIKQLVVVGLATDYCVKFTALDALSLGYEVTVITDGCRGVNLHPQDSLRAFQDMSAAGATLMTLADFTY